A genome region from Candidatus Abyssobacteria bacterium SURF_5 includes the following:
- a CDS encoding PAS domain-containing protein, with the protein MDKASKKTEIERLLDQVEVFSKVDFSDEQQLREVLPEMIERLKHTLEELAVAEEELRQQNEELRRAQDIITAQRREYQNLFDFAPSPYVVTDEAGIVLEANEAAKDALRLQDVPQIRVPLVNRVLAEERNYFLDRLKEMPAKGGVLEWEQTIAADEKYSFPGLFRAVLLEPAGKQMCRILWLVKDLTDQKRHQAERENARRFAEELFQTIREPLLVLTEDLKVMLANTSFYRFFRADQGSVEGRYVFELGNLQWDIPSLRNLLSEMVAGRDFFEDFQVEHTFPNIGRRVMLLNARRLQNENFGVILLLAIEDVTERIDSERRLDRLMRELKQSNEELQYFAYVASHDLQEPLRMITSYVQLIERRYGHLLEDDAREFMDYVVDGATRMKALIESLLEYSRVQTRGKEPEAVDAEEVLARVLQTLGSLIRENHATVTHDTLPVVVADPIQFSMVFQNLIDNAIRFRKEDEPLKVHISAKEAGNEWVFSVSDNGIGIEPRHYERIFRLYQRLHTRGEHTGTGIGLAICKRVVERHGGRIWVESIPGAGSTFFFTIPRREQ; encoded by the coding sequence ATGGACAAGGCCTCAAAGAAAACCGAGATAGAACGGCTGCTCGATCAGGTCGAAGTATTCTCGAAGGTTGATTTTTCCGACGAGCAACAGCTTCGCGAGGTTCTGCCCGAGATGATCGAGAGGCTAAAGCATACGCTCGAGGAACTGGCTGTGGCCGAGGAGGAACTGCGCCAGCAAAACGAGGAACTCCGCAGAGCGCAGGATATCATAACGGCCCAGCGCAGGGAATATCAGAACCTGTTCGACTTTGCTCCGTCGCCGTATGTTGTGACGGACGAGGCCGGGATCGTTCTTGAGGCGAACGAGGCGGCGAAGGATGCGCTGAGACTGCAGGATGTTCCGCAGATACGTGTGCCGTTGGTGAACCGGGTCCTTGCTGAAGAGCGCAACTATTTCCTGGACCGGCTGAAGGAGATGCCCGCGAAAGGGGGAGTGTTGGAATGGGAACAGACGATCGCGGCGGATGAGAAATATTCATTTCCCGGTCTCTTTCGCGCAGTCCTGCTGGAACCTGCAGGCAAACAAATGTGTCGAATCCTCTGGCTAGTTAAAGACTTGACGGATCAGAAACGTCACCAAGCCGAGCGGGAGAATGCGCGCAGATTCGCCGAGGAGTTGTTTCAGACGATACGCGAGCCGCTCCTTGTACTCACTGAAGATTTAAAGGTGATGCTTGCCAACACCTCGTTCTATCGATTCTTCAGGGCAGATCAGGGAAGCGTCGAGGGAAGATACGTTTTCGAACTGGGGAACCTGCAGTGGGATATCCCGTCGCTTCGCAATCTGCTGAGCGAAATGGTCGCGGGCCGCGACTTTTTCGAAGATTTTCAGGTCGAGCATACTTTTCCTAATATCGGCCGCCGGGTCATGCTGCTGAACGCGCGCCGCCTGCAGAATGAGAATTTCGGTGTCATACTCCTTCTGGCGATTGAGGACGTGACCGAGCGAATCGACTCCGAACGCAGACTCGATCGCCTCATGCGCGAATTGAAGCAATCGAACGAGGAGCTCCAGTATTTTGCGTATGTCGCCTCGCACGACCTGCAGGAGCCTTTGCGCATGATCACCAGCTACGTCCAACTGATCGAGAGGAGATACGGTCACCTGCTCGAGGATGACGCCCGCGAGTTCATGGATTACGTGGTTGACGGCGCTACCAGGATGAAAGCGCTCATCGAAAGTCTGCTCGAATACTCGCGCGTACAGACGCGGGGAAAAGAACCCGAGGCGGTTGATGCCGAAGAAGTTTTGGCGCGGGTGCTCCAAACGCTGGGGAGTTTGATAAGGGAAAACCATGCCACTGTCACTCATGACACCTTGCCTGTTGTTGTGGCGGACCCGATACAATTCTCGATGGTCTTTCAGAACCTCATCGATAACGCAATCAGGTTCAGGAAGGAGGATGAGCCGCTCAAAGTCCATATATCCGCAAAAGAGGCCGGGAACGAATGGGTGTTTTCTGTTTCCGACAACGGGATCGGGATCGAGCCGCGCCACTACGAGCGCATCTTTCGCCTGTACCAGCGGCTGCACACTCGCGGCGAGCACACGGGCACCGGCATTGGACTCGCCATTTGCAAGCGGGTGGTCGAACGCCATGGCGGGCGCATCTGGGTTGAATCGATTCCCGGCGCGGGATCCACTTTTTTCTTCACCATACCACGGAGAGAGCAATGA
- a CDS encoding response regulator, with protein sequence MTILRTETGKIADILLVEDNPGDIRLTQEAFREGKIKINLHITRDGEEAMDFLRQNGKFEDAPRPDLILLDLNLPRKDGREVLEELKRDQDLKNIPVVILTVSKAEEDVLKTYNLNANAYIVKPVDLDQFIRVIRVIEDFWLTIVTLPKKGQD encoded by the coding sequence ATGACCATATTGAGAACTGAGACGGGCAAGATAGCGGATATCCTCCTGGTTGAAGATAATCCGGGGGATATCCGGCTGACACAGGAAGCCTTCAGAGAAGGCAAAATCAAGATCAATCTGCACATAACTCGCGACGGCGAAGAGGCGATGGATTTTCTTCGCCAGAACGGAAAATTTGAGGATGCGCCGCGGCCCGACCTCATCCTGCTCGACCTGAACCTTCCCCGAAAGGACGGGCGCGAGGTGCTCGAGGAGTTGAAGAGGGACCAAGACCTAAAGAACATACCTGTGGTAATCCTGACAGTTTCAAAGGCTGAGGAAGACGTGCTGAAAACGTACAATCTGAATGCAAACGCATACATTGTCAAGCCGGTCGACCTCGATCAATTCATCAGGGTCATTCGAGTAATCGAGGATTTCTGGCTTACCATTGTAACGCTTCCAAAAAAGGGACAGGATTAA
- a CDS encoding hybrid sensor histidine kinase/response regulator, producing MSTAQREKYNILIIEDNPGDVRLVSELLSEISDLTFHIETSSRLEPGCRRLAQGGIDLVLLDLLLPDSEGLDTLRKVQECAPKVPIVVLTVIKDEELAVQALSLGAQEYLFKSEMNSGMLSRGIKYSLKRKELEMALRESEERFRLAAESYPSFFVIYDKDRRILYMNERGMKLLGRRREEIIGKRDEELVSPEITQKYLPLMFKSMETRKPQTTEFSFRREGTEYTLVLTYVPILDEREDLKQVATFTYDITDRKLTEERLRQSELRYRQLSESLEETVKIKVEQMRRMQSLAQIGQMVSVVAHEIRNPLQNIRMGVDSLRVVLGKERDKLEILGEIDHGINLLNNTVAELLEYSKPVEMNRSLWPVSELCHQAVKGVAHLLRDVVVKVDCSPVDQSILVDGPKLIRVLMNLITNSVEAMPEGGNIEVNACFLEKDGKRQVVFSVADTGRGIPPEQLLLVHEPFFTTKLHGTGLGLSICRKLIDAHGGSLTITSKVNEGTRVEFSLPVE from the coding sequence TTGTCTACCGCGCAAAGGGAAAAATACAACATCCTGATCATTGAAGACAATCCGGGCGACGTCCGTCTGGTTAGCGAACTTCTCAGCGAGATCTCGGATTTGACTTTTCATATCGAAACGAGTTCCCGGCTTGAGCCGGGATGCCGGAGATTGGCGCAGGGGGGCATCGATCTGGTTTTGCTCGATCTCCTCCTCCCCGACAGCGAGGGCCTGGACACATTGCGCAAGGTGCAGGAATGCGCTCCGAAAGTACCGATTGTTGTTCTTACCGTGATCAAAGATGAGGAGTTGGCGGTTCAGGCGCTTTCCCTGGGAGCGCAGGAGTATTTGTTCAAAAGCGAGATGAACAGCGGCATGCTTTCTCGCGGGATCAAGTATTCGCTCAAGCGGAAGGAACTCGAGATGGCGCTGCGTGAAAGCGAGGAACGGTTTCGGCTTGCGGCCGAGAGTTATCCGTCGTTTTTCGTCATCTACGATAAAGACCGGCGCATCCTTTATATGAACGAGAGAGGGATGAAGCTGCTTGGGCGGCGAAGGGAAGAGATTATCGGCAAACGCGATGAGGAGCTTGTTTCGCCTGAAATCACACAGAAGTACCTTCCACTGATGTTCAAGTCTATGGAGACGCGCAAACCGCAGACGACGGAATTCAGCTTTCGCCGTGAGGGGACGGAATATACATTAGTCCTAACGTATGTGCCGATTCTGGATGAGCGCGAGGATCTGAAGCAGGTGGCCACATTCACGTATGATATAACCGACAGAAAGCTGACGGAGGAACGCTTGCGGCAATCGGAGCTGCGCTACCGCCAACTTTCGGAAAGCCTTGAGGAAACGGTTAAGATCAAGGTCGAACAGATGCGCCGCATGCAGTCGCTGGCCCAGATCGGACAGATGGTGTCGGTCGTCGCGCACGAAATCCGCAACCCGCTGCAAAACATCCGGATGGGCGTCGACAGCCTGCGAGTTGTGCTCGGGAAAGAGCGTGACAAGCTCGAAATTCTCGGCGAGATCGACCACGGCATTAATCTGCTCAATAATACTGTCGCCGAGCTGCTGGAATATTCGAAGCCTGTGGAAATGAACCGGTCGCTGTGGCCGGTTTCGGAACTTTGCCATCAGGCGGTAAAAGGGGTCGCTCATCTGCTGAGAGATGTCGTGGTGAAAGTGGATTGTTCTCCGGTTGACCAGTCCATTCTCGTCGATGGCCCCAAGCTGATCCGCGTGCTCATGAACCTGATAACGAACAGCGTCGAAGCCATGCCGGAGGGCGGAAACATTGAAGTAAATGCCTGCTTTCTCGAAAAAGACGGAAAACGGCAGGTGGTTTTCTCAGTAGCGGATACGGGCCGCGGGATTCCCCCGGAGCAGTTGTTGCTCGTGCACGAGCCGTTCTTTACGACAAAGCTGCACGGAACCGGGCTGGGGCTTTCCATCTGCAGAAAGCTGATCGATGCGCATGGCGGCTCGCTCACCATCACCAGCAAGGTGAACGAAGGCACCAGGGTAGAATTTAGTCTTCCAGTTGAATAG
- a CDS encoding PAS domain S-box protein, with protein sequence MVKIGQNRIRFIDDMQYFLEHLTDVEDRRRSKETGERDFDTLIQMLRRSLRKLLAAQEEISEKDAQIEESRRLIEEERLKSRKLFEQAPEGLIITTPSGVILDANLSAGRMLNVTPDFLRGRPLIVFVHELDRDRYSAVLESPEKGAGNGEWEVRMQPAGEKAVFEAALTVIPQWQDARQKGLCWIIRDISGQKRFEEALLQERERARKYLDVSGAIIVKIRTDEQVEMINRSGCELLGYQQGDVVGRNWFDQFLPERARESVREQFHRFITGDGETWNHEYPVVTRSGKERLMDWRCILIRDDLGQVIGTLSSGQDISRRKETEERLRREKEFSEHLINSSSDGIIAFDMQLRCTAWNRVMEHISGVSKEDVLGKNILEVFPVLQGEEPRRCFTETLSGKNLAFKECPYVLPGTGRPAYIDSEFSPIRDMDGRIIGGLVLVKDVTERKLAEEALRESEAGYRRLSENLENAVQSKVRELQQAESLAAIGQIVSIVAHEVRNPLQNVHMGVDMLRHSLEQEENLEPEKLQILDEIDYGVHQLNEIVMDLLEYSRTVKISCSWWEARVVIHRVLAALSDKLRRINVELKLEHGDRLCFGDPEKIKRVLLNLVENAADAMPGGGRLKIQTRVETSEQEETFIFHVQDTGAGIDRETLPRIQEPFFTTKAQGTGLGLSICKKIIDAHKGELRFASAPGTGTTVEVLLPLQ encoded by the coding sequence GTGGTAAAAATCGGCCAAAATAGAATTAGATTCATCGACGACATGCAATACTTTCTCGAGCATTTAACAGATGTCGAAGACAGGAGGCGCTCAAAAGAAACAGGGGAAAGAGACTTTGACACTCTCATCCAAATGCTTCGGAGGTCGCTGCGAAAACTGCTGGCGGCGCAAGAGGAGATATCTGAAAAGGATGCTCAAATTGAGGAGAGCCGCCGATTAATCGAAGAGGAACGTCTGAAAAGCCGCAAACTTTTCGAACAAGCTCCTGAGGGGTTGATAATCACGACCCCATCCGGAGTGATTCTCGATGCGAATCTGAGCGCGGGTCGGATGCTCAACGTTACTCCCGATTTTCTCCGGGGAAGGCCGCTGATTGTATTTGTCCACGAGCTTGATCGCGACAGATATTCAGCGGTTCTAGAGAGCCCGGAGAAGGGAGCGGGGAATGGTGAGTGGGAGGTGCGTATGCAGCCCGCAGGCGAGAAGGCCGTCTTTGAGGCGGCTCTGACAGTAATCCCCCAGTGGCAGGATGCCCGACAAAAGGGGTTGTGCTGGATCATTCGCGATATCAGCGGACAGAAACGTTTTGAGGAAGCGCTGCTCCAAGAGAGGGAGCGGGCGCGGAAATATCTGGACGTGTCCGGAGCGATTATTGTCAAGATACGGACCGATGAACAGGTTGAGATGATCAACCGGAGCGGATGCGAGCTGCTCGGCTACCAGCAGGGTGATGTTGTAGGGCGCAACTGGTTTGACCAGTTTCTGCCGGAGCGGGCTCGGGAGAGCGTGCGGGAACAGTTCCACCGTTTCATCACCGGGGATGGCGAAACGTGGAACCATGAGTATCCTGTCGTTACGCGAAGCGGGAAGGAACGGCTCATGGACTGGCGCTGCATTTTAATACGGGACGATCTCGGGCAAGTCATCGGCACCCTCAGTTCCGGTCAGGATATCTCCCGCCGAAAGGAGACGGAGGAGCGGCTGCGGCGCGAGAAAGAATTCAGCGAGCATCTCATCAACAGCAGCAGCGACGGCATCATTGCGTTTGACATGCAGCTTCGCTGCACCGCCTGGAATCGGGTGATGGAGCACATATCGGGCGTGTCGAAGGAGGACGTACTGGGCAAGAATATCCTGGAGGTTTTCCCGGTCCTGCAGGGGGAGGAGCCGCGCCGCTGTTTTACGGAGACATTGTCCGGCAAGAATCTGGCCTTCAAGGAATGCCCGTACGTTCTGCCGGGGACAGGAAGGCCGGCATATATCGATTCGGAATTTTCGCCGATCCGCGATATGGATGGGCGGATCATTGGCGGACTGGTGCTGGTCAAGGACGTAACGGAGCGGAAATTGGCGGAGGAAGCGTTGCGGGAGTCTGAAGCGGGCTATCGGCGGCTGTCGGAAAATCTGGAAAATGCGGTTCAGAGCAAAGTTAGGGAGCTTCAACAGGCGGAAAGCCTCGCGGCCATCGGGCAGATCGTTTCCATTGTCGCGCATGAGGTGAGGAACCCCCTGCAGAATGTGCATATGGGAGTCGACATGCTCCGGCATTCGCTTGAGCAGGAAGAGAATTTGGAACCTGAGAAACTGCAGATTCTGGACGAGATAGATTACGGCGTCCATCAGCTCAATGAGATCGTGATGGACCTTCTCGAATATTCAAGGACGGTCAAAATCAGTTGCTCCTGGTGGGAGGCGCGCGTGGTCATCCATCGAGTGCTTGCCGCTTTGTCGGACAAGTTACGTCGTATCAATGTCGAGCTGAAGCTCGAGCATGGCGACCGGCTTTGCTTCGGCGATCCCGAAAAAATCAAGCGGGTGCTGCTCAATCTTGTCGAAAACGCGGCGGACGCCATGCCCGGCGGGGGAAGGCTCAAGATTCAGACACGGGTCGAGACAAGCGAACAGGAAGAGACCTTTATCTTTCATGTTCAGGATACCGGAGCTGGCATCGATCGGGAAACGCTCCCGCGAATACAGGAACCTTTCTTTACGACCAAGGCGCAAGGGACGGGATTAGGTCTATCGATCTGCAAGAAGATTATCGATGCGCACAAGGGGGAACTGCGATTTGCGAGTGCTCCGGGCACGGGGACGACCGTTGAGGTTCTTCTTCCGCTGCAGTGA
- a CDS encoding response regulator has protein sequence MRLLDIIILLVEDDDIVRRQMARLLQADGYKILQAARGDDALTLLDHEDVDLVLSDWKMPGMDGVGVLNYVRTHHPDVPVALVTAYPEGLEQFKPDAILVKPFNADQLRQLIRTLTHKQKA, from the coding sequence ATGAGATTATTGGATATCATAATACTGCTGGTTGAGGATGATGATATCGTACGCCGGCAGATGGCGCGACTGCTGCAGGCGGACGGGTACAAGATATTGCAGGCGGCGCGGGGCGATGACGCGCTGACCCTGCTTGACCATGAAGACGTGGACCTGGTGCTGAGTGACTGGAAGATGCCGGGGATGGACGGGGTGGGCGTCCTGAACTATGTGCGCACGCATCATCCCGATGTCCCGGTCGCGCTGGTGACTGCTTACCCGGAGGGATTGGAACAGTTCAAGCCGGACGCTATTCTCGTCAAACCTTTCAACGCGGACCAACTGAGGCAGTTGATCCGGACTCTAACCCACAAACAGAAGGCATGA
- a CDS encoding TatD family deoxyribonuclease translates to MFSLIDTHAHLDQLEDIEGAVQRARAAGVAAIIAVGMNQFSNYHVYKLAREHRGYVYPAFGIHPWAIEKGELEDTFEFIRAHFGDCVAVGEIGLDYWIKKDKKIQQEVFCRLLEAAGEKGKPISTHSRGSYEDVFQLVQEYGIKEAVFHWYSGPLEIVERIVESGYFVSATPAVEYSEKHRAVIEMAPLENLLLETDCPVKYKDVKSEPATLEVTLREVAKLKKADPADVARITTENARRIFRL, encoded by the coding sequence ATGTTTTCTCTAATCGACACGCACGCGCATCTCGATCAGCTTGAGGATATTGAAGGCGCGGTTCAGCGGGCGCGGGCCGCGGGGGTTGCCGCCATTATCGCAGTCGGCATGAACCAATTTTCGAACTACCATGTGTATAAACTGGCCAGAGAGCACCGCGGGTACGTGTATCCGGCTTTCGGGATTCATCCATGGGCGATCGAAAAGGGCGAACTTGAGGATACCTTCGAATTTATTCGGGCGCATTTCGGCGATTGTGTTGCGGTTGGAGAAATAGGGCTCGATTACTGGATTAAGAAAGACAAGAAAATCCAGCAAGAGGTATTCTGCAGGCTTCTGGAGGCGGCCGGGGAGAAGGGGAAGCCGATAAGCACGCATTCTCGCGGGTCCTACGAGGATGTTTTTCAATTGGTGCAGGAATATGGAATAAAAGAGGCCGTCTTTCACTGGTACAGCGGCCCGCTCGAGATCGTGGAACGCATCGTTGAGAGCGGCTATTTTGTTTCGGCCACTCCTGCGGTCGAATACAGCGAGAAGCATCGGGCCGTTATTGAGATGGCGCCCCTGGAGAATCTGCTTCTCGAAACCGATTGCCCCGTCAAATACAAAGACGTGAAGTCAGAGCCAGCCACTTTGGAGGTGACCCTCCGTGAGGTGGCGAAGCTGAAGAAAGCCGATCCCGCCGATGTTGCTCGGATCACAACTGAGAACGCGCGGCGTATTTTCCGGTTGTGA
- a CDS encoding MFS transporter yields the protein MKAPSKISAGTMSALGVGWFGILFFWAFYSGTMPLFLREFTDSKFTISLVLTLAGISGCIVPPVVGFLSDRTRSRYGCRRPYIFFGMLGVFVCFIALPHVQAFAAVIFVSALSYFCMDTAQTPYMALLPDITPAHQRSTASGVMSFFGNVGLMACFFLSSRLWEEYRVELFYLVSLITAGCTLAAIALLKEPAAPVVQLSARANPFRHLRGLAKERNAMKFFLAQFFWWLGFWVVQSFLTLFMVESLNVPEGKALLAPFTATVLQTCFVLPFGLLGDRFSRKRILFCMILFWAAVQSLIGFSHTYTQAIVLVSLTGIPLAAVGSVAYAFMLDLIPAGRTAEFVGLGVISMAAPQIFGPMTAGALIDSSGYPLIFPTAAACMLIASLLTLSIHTNGTHEPAPAALAPPEAAYKRAS from the coding sequence TTGAAAGCTCCCTCGAAAATCAGCGCCGGTACGATGTCCGCTCTGGGAGTAGGATGGTTCGGAATTCTTTTTTTCTGGGCTTTTTATTCGGGAACCATGCCCCTGTTCCTGAGGGAGTTCACAGATTCGAAGTTCACCATCTCCCTCGTGTTAACGCTTGCAGGAATCTCCGGCTGCATTGTTCCTCCTGTCGTCGGATTCCTGAGCGATCGAACCAGAAGCAGGTACGGATGCCGCAGGCCCTATATCTTCTTCGGCATGCTGGGCGTCTTTGTTTGTTTCATCGCTTTACCGCATGTCCAGGCTTTTGCCGCGGTAATCTTCGTCTCCGCTTTATCATATTTTTGCATGGACACCGCTCAGACACCCTATATGGCTCTTCTTCCCGACATTACGCCCGCGCACCAGCGCAGCACCGCCAGCGGAGTCATGAGCTTCTTCGGCAATGTCGGGTTAATGGCATGTTTTTTCCTCAGCTCCAGGCTCTGGGAAGAGTATCGGGTTGAACTCTTTTATCTGGTATCGCTCATCACGGCTGGATGCACTCTGGCCGCAATTGCCCTGTTGAAGGAACCGGCCGCGCCTGTCGTGCAGCTCTCAGCGAGGGCCAACCCTTTCCGCCACCTGCGCGGACTTGCGAAGGAAAGAAATGCCATGAAATTCTTTCTCGCGCAGTTCTTCTGGTGGCTCGGTTTCTGGGTCGTTCAATCTTTTCTCACCCTCTTCATGGTCGAGTCTCTGAACGTCCCGGAAGGAAAAGCCCTCCTGGCGCCGTTCACCGCGACTGTATTGCAGACCTGCTTCGTTCTGCCCTTCGGCCTGCTCGGAGACCGATTCTCTCGGAAGAGGATTCTCTTCTGTATGATCTTGTTTTGGGCCGCTGTTCAATCTCTTATCGGATTCTCGCACACATATACGCAGGCCATCGTGCTGGTGAGCCTCACCGGGATTCCTCTTGCAGCGGTCGGGAGTGTCGCATATGCTTTCATGCTCGACCTCATCCCGGCCGGCCGCACAGCAGAATTCGTGGGTCTGGGAGTGATCAGTATGGCGGCGCCCCAGATTTTCGGCCCAATGACCGCCGGCGCGCTCATTGACTCTTCCGGTTATCCGCTTATTTTTCCAACTGCCGCCGCATGCATGCTTATTGCTTCCCTGCTCACTCTCTCCATTCATACGAACGGCACCCACGAGCCCGCACCAGCCGCTCTTGCGCCTCCCGAAGCGGCGTACAAGAGAGCGAGCTAG
- a CDS encoding 4Fe-4S ferredoxin, translating into MTDVYKRLAKRLDDLPNGYPATESGVELKILEKIFTPDEAEMALKLRPMPETVEAIAERLGKPVPEMQKTLDNMVEKGQIGSFKMFGQQMYMLFPFVIGIYEFQLYRLDKELTVLFEQYAPLLVKKVGDYAPAVARVVPVSTEIKQDLHVHRYEDMALMISEAKSFCVQDCICRKEQKLEGHQCKHTFEICLSFSTEENAFDRYPSGRVINREEALQVMKKAEEEGLVHCTYNVEEGQVFVCNCCSCCCGILRGVKQYKAPYILAKSNFVAVIDQDSCASCGVCADERCPMDAIVETDGSYSVISERCIGCGVCTPTCPTESIRLERRPEAEQDQPPSNLMEWNMKRAASRGIEIKID; encoded by the coding sequence ATGACGGACGTTTACAAGCGGCTTGCGAAAAGGCTCGACGACCTGCCAAATGGATATCCTGCAACCGAGAGCGGAGTGGAATTGAAAATCCTCGAGAAGATTTTCACGCCCGACGAGGCGGAAATGGCGCTCAAATTGAGACCGATGCCGGAGACCGTCGAGGCGATCGCCGAACGCCTCGGAAAGCCGGTCCCCGAAATGCAGAAAACCCTCGACAACATGGTCGAGAAGGGGCAGATCGGCTCGTTCAAAATGTTCGGCCAGCAGATGTACATGCTGTTCCCGTTCGTGATCGGCATCTACGAGTTCCAGCTTTACCGCCTTGATAAGGAACTGACGGTCCTGTTCGAACAGTATGCACCGCTCCTCGTAAAGAAAGTCGGTGATTACGCACCCGCCGTCGCGCGCGTGGTGCCCGTCAGCACCGAAATCAAGCAGGACCTGCACGTGCACCGTTATGAGGACATGGCGCTCATGATCTCCGAGGCCAAATCCTTTTGCGTTCAGGACTGCATTTGCCGGAAAGAACAGAAACTCGAAGGCCATCAGTGCAAGCATACCTTCGAAATCTGCCTCAGCTTCTCAACCGAGGAAAACGCCTTCGACCGCTACCCCAGCGGGCGCGTCATTAACAGGGAAGAGGCGCTCCAGGTAATGAAGAAGGCGGAAGAGGAAGGCCTTGTCCATTGCACGTACAATGTCGAGGAGGGCCAGGTTTTCGTCTGCAACTGCTGCTCGTGCTGCTGTGGCATTCTGCGCGGCGTCAAACAGTACAAGGCCCCCTACATCCTTGCGAAGAGCAATTTCGTGGCCGTGATCGATCAGGATAGCTGCGCCTCATGCGGCGTCTGCGCCGACGAGCGCTGCCCGATGGACGCCATCGTCGAGACTGACGGCAGCTACAGCGTGATCTCGGAACGCTGCATCGGCTGCGGAGTGTGCACGCCGACGTGTCCGACCGAATCGATCAGGCTCGAGCGAAGGCCCGAGGCCGAACAGGACCAGCCGCCGTCGAATCTGATGGAATGGAACATGAAGCGCGCCGCCAGCCGCGGCATCGAGATAAAAATTGACTAA
- a CDS encoding (Fe-S)-binding protein — translation MQYADVIHRCFRCGYCKFTKDFSDFNCPTYRKYWFDTYSPGGRMWLVRAWLNGDVEPSRRLSEILYSCVACGNCREHCVFDFRVDLVNIFVAARKEMVEQGHTLPAVRDYFKGISTRGNPFNQPREDRGKWADGLGLEPYNGQEYLLHVGCVGSYDERGKKIAAAVASLLKKAGVPFGILGANESCDGNEVRMLGEFGLFQALAEGNIENFKKLGVRKVIALSPHAYNTFKNDYPALGADFEVMHYTQALEQLVRENKVSFPQIKARVTYHDPCFLGRHNDVFDAPRKVLRSMPGLILEEMQKNSKNALCCGGGGNFHTDIIGSGEAGPARVRIREAVETGASILAVACPNCAKMFEDARRDEGLEDRIQVKDIAEIALM, via the coding sequence ATGCAATACGCCGACGTCATCCACCGCTGTTTCCGCTGCGGCTACTGCAAGTTCACAAAAGACTTCAGCGACTTCAACTGCCCCACCTACCGCAAATACTGGTTCGATACGTATTCGCCCGGCGGGCGCATGTGGCTTGTGCGCGCCTGGCTGAACGGCGATGTCGAACCGAGCCGCCGCCTTTCCGAAATCCTGTATTCATGCGTCGCCTGCGGTAACTGCCGCGAACATTGCGTTTTCGATTTCCGCGTCGACCTTGTCAATATCTTCGTCGCCGCCCGAAAGGAGATGGTCGAACAGGGACATACTCTTCCCGCGGTGCGTGATTACTTCAAAGGCATCAGCACGCGCGGCAATCCGTTCAATCAGCCGCGCGAAGACCGCGGCAAATGGGCCGACGGCCTCGGCCTCGAGCCATATAATGGACAGGAGTATCTCCTTCACGTCGGCTGCGTCGGCTCGTACGACGAACGGGGAAAAAAGATCGCGGCCGCCGTCGCCTCGCTGCTCAAGAAGGCGGGCGTCCCGTTCGGCATCCTCGGCGCAAATGAGTCCTGCGACGGAAACGAGGTCAGAATGCTCGGCGAGTTCGGCCTGTTCCAGGCGCTGGCCGAGGGCAACATTGAGAATTTCAAAAAACTGGGAGTGAGAAAGGTCATCGCGCTCTCGCCGCACGCCTATAACACTTTCAAGAATGACTATCCCGCGCTCGGGGCGGATTTCGAAGTGATGCACTACACCCAGGCGCTCGAACAGCTTGTCCGTGAAAACAAGGTTTCATTCCCGCAGATCAAGGCGCGCGTAACCTATCACGACCCGTGCTTCCTCGGCCGGCACAACGACGTCTTCGATGCGCCGCGCAAGGTGCTGCGCTCGATGCCGGGCCTGATCCTCGAGGAAATGCAGAAGAACTCCAAGAACGCCCTGTGCTGCGGCGGCGGCGGCAACTTCCACACCGATATCATTGGGAGCGGAGAGGCCGGCCCGGCCCGCGTGCGCATCAGGGAGGCTGTCGAAACCGGCGCGAGCATTCTCGCCGTCGCGTGCCCGAATTGCGCAAAGATGTTTGAGGATGCCCGCCGAGATGAAGGGCTCGAAGACCGTATCCAGGTGAAAGATATCGCCGAAATCGCCTTAATGTGA